Proteins encoded by one window of Nitrospirota bacterium:
- a CDS encoding DUF2163 domain-containing protein — MSYLGIEQSAHGGQPQELYRFSQGAQRWLYTSGQVAVDYQSETYQPATISRGGLEQSNELARLGLEIRMPRDLAVASLFLAAPPEGVVSVTLYRRHVGDAEFITYWKGRITGARLSGAEATLKCEPIASSLKRPGLRARYQLLCRHVLYSSGCGALKDSFRVDGTVAAVSGVTVQVAVAASRPDGYFVGGMLATTAGARMIVGHAGIDLTLVAPMVGLTAGDAVQLYAGCDHTMAHCKDRFGNLDNFGGFPFIPVKNPFTGDAIV; from the coding sequence ATGAGCTATCTGGGCATCGAACAGTCCGCCCACGGCGGACAACCGCAGGAGCTCTACCGCTTCTCCCAGGGCGCGCAGCGCTGGCTCTACACCTCGGGGCAGGTGGCGGTGGACTACCAATCCGAGACCTATCAGCCGGCGACGATCTCGCGCGGCGGCCTCGAGCAGAGCAACGAGCTCGCGCGGCTGGGGCTGGAGATCCGCATGCCGCGCGACCTGGCCGTGGCGAGTCTATTTCTCGCCGCCCCGCCCGAGGGTGTGGTGAGCGTGACCCTCTACCGGCGCCATGTCGGCGACGCCGAGTTCATCACCTACTGGAAGGGGCGCATCACCGGCGCGCGGCTGTCCGGCGCCGAGGCCACCCTCAAGTGCGAGCCCATCGCCTCGAGCCTGAAGCGGCCGGGCTTGCGTGCCCGCTACCAGCTGCTGTGCCGCCACGTGCTGTACTCCAGCGGCTGCGGCGCATTGAAAGACAGCTTTCGGGTGGACGGCACCGTAGCGGCAGTGAGCGGCGTGACCGTCCAGGTCGCCGTCGCCGCCAGCCGGCCGGACGGCTACTTCGTGGGCGGCATGCTCGCCACCACCGCCGGCGCGCGCATGATCGTCGGTCACGCCGGGATCGACCTCACCCTGGTCGCTCCCATGGTCGGCCTCACGGCGGGCGATGCGGTCCAGCTCTATGCCGGCTGCGACCACACGATGGCGCATTGCAAGGACAGGTTCGGCAACCTGGACAACTTCGGCGGCTTCCCCTTCATCCCGGTGAAGAACCCCTTCACCGGCGACGCCATCGTGTGA
- a CDS encoding DUF2793 domain-containing protein, whose protein sequence is MALNDPNLGLAYGWAQGEHNWNGGMDANLKRLGAVVGLSVKDRDLATPPATPVDGDRYIVPATATGAWAGRTDQIAVRIAGAWEYHAPKIGWTCFVEDEGVLSVYKATGWSPGIAV, encoded by the coding sequence ATGGCCTTGAATGACCCGAACCTCGGCCTCGCCTACGGCTGGGCCCAGGGCGAACACAACTGGAACGGCGGCATGGACGCCAACCTGAAGCGGCTCGGCGCCGTGGTGGGCCTGTCGGTCAAGGACCGCGATCTCGCCACCCCACCCGCGACACCCGTGGACGGCGATCGCTACATCGTCCCGGCAACCGCCACCGGCGCCTGGGCGGGTCGCACCGACCAGATCGCGGTGCGCATCGCCGGTGCGTGGGAGTACCACGCCCCCAAGATCGGCTGGACCTGCTTCGTCGAGGACGAGGGCGTGCTCTCCGTCTACAAGGCGACCGGCTGGAGCCCCGGCATCGCCGTCTGA
- a CDS encoding DUF6441 family protein has product MKIDLVAEGLLDRRRFSAWQGDTRKAIHTAVARAMRDTGKVMAERARGEMRAGFKVVKPKFLRSMHAKVFDRKAKEFPALYIGSKVPWLGIHEQGGTIRGRMLVPLLPQHRRIGRKAFARVIDALMRSGNAFFIEKNGRQILMAENIAENAQPLARFRRAERERTGARRVRRGQEIPIAVLVRRVSLRKRFDLARSVRGDLPRLTAAIRKAMSKV; this is encoded by the coding sequence ATGAAGATCGATCTGGTCGCTGAGGGCTTGCTGGATCGGCGGCGCTTCAGCGCCTGGCAGGGCGACACCCGCAAGGCGATCCACACCGCCGTGGCCCGCGCGATGCGCGACACCGGCAAGGTGATGGCCGAGCGGGCGCGGGGCGAAATGCGCGCCGGTTTCAAGGTCGTGAAGCCGAAGTTCCTCCGCTCGATGCACGCCAAGGTGTTCGACCGCAAGGCCAAGGAATTCCCGGCCCTCTACATCGGCTCGAAAGTGCCCTGGCTGGGTATCCACGAACAGGGCGGAACGATCCGGGGGCGGATGCTCGTCCCGCTGCTGCCGCAGCACCGGCGCATCGGGCGCAAGGCGTTCGCTCGGGTGATCGATGCCCTGATGCGCTCCGGCAATGCCTTCTTCATCGAGAAGAACGGCCGGCAGATCCTGATGGCCGAGAACATCGCCGAGAACGCCCAGCCGCTCGCGCGCTTTCGTCGTGCCGAGCGGGAGCGCACCGGCGCCAGGCGCGTGCGGCGCGGCCAGGAGATTCCCATCGCCGTGCTCGTGCGACGCGTGAGCTTGAGAAAACGGTTCGACCTCGCCCGCTCGGTGCGAGGCGATCTTCCCCGCCTGACGGCGGCCATCCGTAAAGCAATGTCGAAGGTTTGA
- a CDS encoding EamA family transporter yields the protein MKLNDSGIPAALAAAVLFGAGTPLAKLLLEHAGPWLLAALLYLGSGLGLWLLRQVRQSPTTQLARGDWLWLAGAVATGGVAGPVLLMTGLTAMPASGAALLLNAEGVFTALLAWFVFKENFDRRIALGMIAIVAGAVVLSWPAEGTVEFASLWPALAVLGACLAWAIDNNLTRKVALSDASWIAMVKGLAAGATNLVVAVSLGAAWPGAAPVLGAALVGFFSYGTSLTLFVVALRHLGTARTGAYFSGAPFFGALMALALLHEPVTVALLLGGTLMAVGVALHLTERHVHEHMHEPLEHTHAHAHGAGDEHHMHEHGEPVPAGTRHSHQHRHHRITHAHPHFPDAHHQHLH from the coding sequence ATGAAATTGAACGACTCCGGCATCCCCGCCGCGCTGGCCGCTGCCGTACTTTTCGGCGCAGGCACGCCGCTGGCGAAACTGCTGCTTGAGCATGCTGGCCCCTGGTTGCTGGCTGCGTTGCTATACCTAGGCTCCGGTCTTGGGCTTTGGTTATTGCGCCAAGTACGGCAGTCGCCTACGACCCAACTCGCACGCGGCGATTGGCTCTGGCTGGCTGGAGCTGTTGCCACCGGTGGAGTGGCAGGTCCAGTGTTGCTGATGACGGGTCTAACAGCTATGCCAGCCTCGGGCGCGGCATTGTTGCTCAATGCAGAAGGAGTCTTCACGGCGCTCTTGGCGTGGTTCGTCTTCAAGGAGAACTTCGACCGGCGCATTGCACTGGGCATGATTGCCATCGTGGCCGGTGCAGTGGTATTGAGTTGGCCCGCCGAAGGGACGGTAGAGTTCGCGAGCCTTTGGCCTGCGCTAGCTGTGCTGGGCGCGTGTCTTGCGTGGGCCATCGACAACAACCTCACCCGCAAAGTGGCGCTGTCCGATGCTTCGTGGATCGCTATGGTCAAGGGGCTGGCAGCAGGTGCAACGAACCTCGTCGTGGCCGTAAGCTTAGGCGCAGCATGGCCGGGCGCAGCACCTGTACTCGGCGCGGCCTTGGTCGGCTTTTTTAGCTATGGAACCAGTCTCACGCTGTTCGTGGTCGCTCTGCGACATCTCGGTACTGCCCGCACCGGCGCTTATTTCTCCGGGGCACCTTTCTTCGGCGCGTTGATGGCTCTGGCACTGCTTCACGAGCCGGTTACCGTGGCATTGCTGCTGGGCGGCACTCTAATGGCCGTGGGCGTGGCACTGCACCTGACCGAGCGTCATGTGCATGAACATATGCACGAGCCGCTCGAACACACGCACGCGCATGCTCACGGTGCGGGCGACGAACACCACATGCATGAGCATGGCGAGCCGGTACCTGCGGGCACGCGCCATAGCCATCAACACCGGCATCACCGCATCACGCACGCGCATCCGCATTTCCCGGATGCGCACCATCAACATCTGCATTGA
- a CDS encoding YnfA family protein encodes MIELTKTAALFALTAVAEIVGCYLPWLVLKQGKSLWLLVPAASALALFAWLLTLHPSAAGRTYAVYGGMYVVIALVWLWAVDGIAPSRWDLAGATVALIGMAIIALQPIQAS; translated from the coding sequence ATGATCGAGCTCACCAAGACTGCTGCCCTGTTCGCGCTCACGGCTGTCGCCGAGATCGTGGGTTGTTACTTGCCGTGGCTGGTGCTCAAACAGGGTAAATCGTTGTGGCTGCTAGTGCCAGCGGCGAGTGCGCTGGCACTCTTCGCCTGGCTCCTGACGCTGCACCCGAGCGCGGCGGGACGTACCTACGCCGTCTACGGTGGGATGTATGTCGTCATCGCACTCGTCTGGCTATGGGCCGTGGACGGTATTGCGCCGAGTCGCTGGGATCTCGCAGGGGCGACTGTGGCGCTGATCGGCATGGCCATCATTGCCCTGCAGCCGATTCAGGCATCCTAA
- a CDS encoding DUF6127 family protein, with the protein MSPPTLQDGMVVMPRDEFEELLARAAERGARRALADVGLDGEDAAHDIRELRGLLEAFNAAKHTAWQTVIRLVTTGFLLALVAGAVIKLKVFGGGQ; encoded by the coding sequence ATGAGCCCACCCACTCTGCAAGACGGCATGGTCGTCATGCCGCGCGACGAGTTCGAGGAGCTGCTCGCACGCGCAGCCGAACGCGGCGCGAGGCGCGCCCTTGCCGACGTCGGCCTTGACGGCGAGGACGCCGCCCACGATATCCGCGAGCTGCGCGGCCTGCTCGAAGCCTTCAACGCCGCCAAGCACACCGCCTGGCAGACCGTGATCCGGCTCGTCACCACCGGCTTCCTCCTGGCCTTGGTCGCGGGCGCCGTCATCAAGCTCAAGGTGTTCGGAGGTGGCCAATGA
- a CDS encoding HNH endonuclease signature motif containing protein, which yields MARTGRPETPLRWRFLEKIDFDPDSGCWIWKGARHPQGYGLIKRKDGAQLRAHRVAYELAYGPIPDGLMVCHRCDRPQCVRPGHLFVGTARDNSADMVTKGRSAHLFGERNGSARLTRQAVQTIRSESGCYRDLAGRFGVSPSAIGLIKRMERWTRM from the coding sequence ATGGCGCGAACGGGCCGCCCCGAGACGCCCTTGCGCTGGCGCTTCCTCGAGAAAATCGACTTCGACCCGGATAGCGGGTGCTGGATCTGGAAGGGGGCCAGGCATCCGCAAGGCTACGGGCTCATCAAACGCAAGGACGGCGCGCAGCTGCGTGCGCATCGAGTCGCTTACGAGTTGGCGTATGGTCCGATCCCGGACGGTCTCATGGTCTGCCATCGCTGCGACAGGCCGCAGTGTGTCCGCCCCGGTCATCTGTTCGTCGGCACTGCACGCGACAACAGCGCTGACATGGTTACGAAGGGCCGATCGGCGCACCTCTTTGGCGAGCGCAACGGCAGTGCCCGCCTGACCCGTCAAGCAGTCCAGACGATTCGCTCCGAGAGTGGCTGCTACCGTGATCTCGCCGGACGGTTTGGGGTGTCGCCGTCGGCAATCGGCCTCATCAAACGGATGGAGCGATGGACACGCATGTGA
- a CDS encoding lysozyme: MIVVPQAAIDLAKRFEGFHRVPKHDPNRAYPYICPAGYPTIGYGHLCRPDHPPITEEEAEAYLAQDLKVALAATLRYCPVLAAEPEGRLSAIVDFTFNLGAGRLQTSTLRRRINQRDWLDAARELRRWVYGGGKVLPGLVARREAEVLLLQE; the protein is encoded by the coding sequence GTGATCGTGGTACCCCAGGCGGCTATTGATCTCGCCAAGCGCTTCGAGGGCTTCCATCGCGTGCCCAAGCACGATCCCAACCGCGCCTATCCGTACATCTGTCCGGCCGGCTATCCAACGATCGGCTACGGTCACCTTTGCAGGCCGGACCATCCGCCGATCACCGAGGAAGAAGCCGAGGCCTACCTCGCCCAGGATCTGAAGGTGGCGCTCGCCGCAACGTTGCGCTACTGCCCGGTGCTCGCCGCCGAACCCGAGGGAAGACTTTCGGCCATCGTGGATTTCACGTTCAACCTTGGGGCTGGGCGTCTGCAGACATCAACGCTGCGGCGGCGGATTAATCAGCGCGACTGGCTGGACGCGGCTCGCGAGTTGCGGCGCTGGGTCTACGGTGGAGGTAAGGTGCTACCTGGTCTGGTAGCTCGGCGAGAGGCTGAAGTTTTGTTACTCCAAGAATGA
- a CDS encoding tape measure protein, with product MAGNRAQILITAVDETRRAFQSVQGNLARLRGEAAQVGQVLSRIGGAIGIGLGVRELVEVADQYKNLQARLKLAVTSQEEFNRADAALFEIAQKNRAPLAETITLYARLAPSVQALGRSQADVLAATDAIGQAVSLSGASSDAAAGALLQLGQAFASGQLRGEEFNSVIEQTPRLAQAIADGMGVPLGSLRALAQEGKITSKAVLDALLKERTRLAEEYASLPDTVSGALTRLKNAFQRAFGERDASSGLTAGLAQAIQLVAGHLELLIDLAGVVLVAAFGRMAGAFATSVAAARAEAAARLANLRTLEAEALARVRLADAALAQARAQGLATGALVADAAKARLQATAASGAVAQAVASTSLLGRAAGLLRGVLALLGGPIGVIVTAAGLLAGALYSARDAVVEFGGRTASIKQIVAAAWDLVVEKVGEVVSALGRLVGTNDLSWARVRAAMVGALNAIGTAVRAMVNVVIGAFNAIGSVVGITAAFLVERFRNAFSDIGELAKALGQDVAAAFSGDFSMQALRAALGRQLGDVRDFGKELAGAVRDAVTRDYVGEAAQAIARRIRPEPTQPGVFGRSQPQALSAPDKGGEAAKLALVQAQAEAEFKLLKDALDRQARALDASLEDRLISLKDYYAAKTRIEQQEIDAEIRRVQVSLAEQQRLQRTGKDEPVRLKAKAEVAKLEAELTVLNNKRADVEVANARKATQAERELREELAKARDELLDLTGAATSQDRRAAIERQYQTLIERLRAEGDTEGVATVGRLIDVKSAAADLADYERQFNDALARMRASEESINLQRQSGLLTESQARSQILALHRQTGESLDALLPQLEAAAAAIGPEAVARVQTWKNEIAQVKLVVDDVAVAIDGAVQDGFAQMFEAIGSGAKSAKDAFADFARSVLAAINRIASQKLAEALFGSLFGGGGAGGFSLGSLVSSLFQGFAGGGYVTGPGTSTSDSIPARLSAGEYVVNAAAVKRVGVAFLEAINGIEGGPRIQGPRLAFAAGGLVPEMPPPQPQGQAVRIVNVIDPAMAADYLNSSAGEKTILNILQRNAGAVRQVLA from the coding sequence GTGGCCGGTAACCGTGCCCAGATCCTCATCACCGCCGTCGATGAGACGCGACGGGCCTTCCAGTCCGTACAGGGAAATCTCGCCCGCCTGCGCGGCGAAGCCGCCCAGGTCGGCCAGGTGCTCTCCCGCATCGGCGGTGCGATCGGCATCGGGCTGGGGGTGCGCGAACTGGTCGAGGTCGCCGACCAGTACAAGAACCTGCAGGCGCGCCTCAAGCTCGCGGTCACCTCGCAAGAGGAGTTCAACCGCGCCGACGCGGCCCTCTTCGAGATCGCCCAGAAAAACCGCGCGCCCCTGGCAGAGACCATCACTCTCTATGCGCGGCTCGCACCCTCGGTGCAGGCGTTGGGGCGTTCGCAGGCGGACGTGCTGGCGGCTACCGACGCCATCGGGCAGGCCGTGTCGCTCTCCGGCGCATCCAGCGACGCGGCGGCCGGTGCCCTGCTGCAGCTGGGGCAGGCCTTCGCCTCGGGCCAGCTGCGCGGTGAAGAGTTCAATTCCGTCATCGAGCAGACGCCGCGCCTGGCGCAGGCCATCGCCGACGGCATGGGCGTGCCGCTCGGCTCACTGCGGGCCCTGGCGCAGGAAGGCAAGATCACCTCGAAGGCCGTGCTCGACGCCTTGCTTAAGGAGCGGACGCGCCTCGCCGAGGAGTACGCGAGCCTCCCCGATACGGTATCGGGTGCGCTCACCCGCCTCAAGAACGCCTTCCAGCGAGCCTTCGGCGAACGCGACGCGAGCTCGGGTCTGACGGCGGGACTGGCGCAGGCCATCCAGCTCGTCGCCGGGCATCTCGAGCTGCTGATCGACTTGGCCGGTGTCGTGCTGGTTGCCGCGTTCGGGCGGATGGCCGGCGCCTTCGCGACCAGTGTTGCTGCCGCCCGGGCGGAAGCGGCCGCGCGCCTGGCCAACCTGCGCACGCTGGAAGCCGAGGCGCTCGCCCGGGTGCGGCTCGCCGATGCCGCCTTGGCTCAGGCACGTGCGCAAGGGCTTGCCACCGGCGCGCTGGTCGCGGATGCGGCCAAGGCCCGGTTGCAAGCCACCGCTGCTTCCGGTGCCGTGGCTCAGGCAGTAGCGTCCACGTCACTGCTCGGTCGCGCCGCGGGTCTGTTGCGCGGGGTGCTCGCGCTCCTGGGCGGGCCCATCGGCGTCATCGTGACCGCCGCGGGGCTGCTCGCGGGCGCACTCTATTCGGCGCGCGACGCCGTGGTCGAGTTCGGCGGCAGGACCGCCTCGATCAAGCAGATCGTCGCCGCCGCCTGGGACCTGGTCGTCGAGAAGGTCGGGGAAGTCGTCAGCGCCTTAGGAAGGCTGGTCGGCACCAACGATCTCTCCTGGGCCCGCGTGCGCGCGGCGATGGTCGGCGCGCTGAACGCCATCGGCACGGCCGTCCGCGCGATGGTGAACGTCGTCATCGGCGCGTTCAACGCCATCGGCAGCGTCGTGGGCATCACGGCCGCCTTCCTGGTCGAGCGCTTTCGTAACGCCTTCTCCGACATCGGAGAGCTGGCGAAGGCCCTGGGCCAGGACGTGGCCGCGGCCTTCAGCGGCGACTTTTCGATGCAGGCGCTGCGCGCGGCACTCGGCCGCCAGCTCGGCGATGTGCGGGATTTCGGGAAGGAGCTGGCTGGAGCCGTGCGCGACGCCGTCACGCGTGACTACGTCGGGGAGGCTGCGCAAGCCATCGCCCGGCGCATCCGCCCCGAGCCAACCCAGCCGGGCGTCTTCGGCCGTTCGCAGCCGCAGGCCTTGTCCGCCCCCGACAAGGGAGGCGAAGCAGCGAAGCTCGCCCTCGTGCAGGCCCAGGCCGAGGCCGAATTCAAGCTCCTCAAGGACGCGTTGGACCGTCAGGCGCGGGCATTGGATGCCTCCCTCGAAGACCGGCTGATCTCGCTCAAGGACTACTACGCGGCCAAGACCCGGATCGAGCAGCAGGAGATCGATGCGGAGATCCGGCGCGTGCAGGTCTCGCTCGCGGAGCAGCAGCGCCTGCAGAGGACCGGCAAGGACGAACCGGTACGCCTCAAGGCGAAAGCCGAGGTCGCCAAGCTCGAAGCGGAGCTCACCGTCCTCAACAACAAGCGCGCGGACGTCGAGGTCGCCAATGCCCGCAAGGCCACCCAGGCCGAGCGCGAGCTGCGCGAGGAGCTTGCCAAGGCGCGCGACGAACTGCTCGACCTCACCGGGGCGGCGACCAGCCAGGATCGACGCGCGGCGATCGAGCGGCAGTACCAGACGCTGATCGAGCGGCTGCGTGCCGAGGGCGACACCGAAGGCGTGGCCACGGTCGGGCGCCTCATCGACGTCAAGTCGGCGGCCGCCGATCTCGCCGACTACGAGCGCCAGTTCAACGACGCGCTCGCCCGGATGCGTGCATCCGAGGAGTCGATCAACCTGCAGCGCCAGTCGGGGCTACTCACCGAATCCCAGGCACGAAGCCAAATCCTTGCGCTGCATCGCCAGACGGGCGAATCGCTCGATGCGCTCCTGCCGCAGTTGGAGGCCGCCGCCGCGGCCATTGGCCCGGAGGCCGTCGCCCGGGTACAGACCTGGAAGAACGAGATCGCGCAGGTGAAGCTCGTGGTGGACGACGTGGCGGTCGCCATCGACGGGGCGGTGCAGGACGGCTTCGCGCAGATGTTCGAGGCCATCGGCAGCGGCGCCAAGTCGGCCAAGGACGCCTTCGCCGACTTCGCCCGCTCGGTACTCGCCGCCATCAACCGCATCGCCTCGCAGAAGCTCGCCGAGGCGCTGTTCGGCAGCCTGTTCGGGGGCGGCGGCGCGGGCGGGTTCAGCCTGGGATCGCTGGTCTCGTCGTTGTTCCAGGGCTTCGCCGGCGGCGGCTACGTCACCGGCCCGGGCACCTCCACCAGCGACTCGATCCCGGCACGACTCTCCGCCGGCGAGTACGTAGTCAATGCCGCCGCCGTGAAGCGCGTGGGCGTGGCGTTCCTGGAGGCGATCAACGGCATCGAAGGCGGACCGCGCATCCAGGGGCCCCGGCTCGCTTTCGCCGCCGGCGGGTTGGTGCCCGAGATGCCGCCCCCGCAACCGCAGGGCCAGGCGGTGCGCATCGTCAACGTGATCGACCCGGCGATGGCCGCCGACTATCTCAACTCGTCCGCGGGCGAGAAGACCATCCTCAACATCCTGCAACGCAATGCGGGAGCCGTCAGACAGGTGCTTGCGTAA
- a CDS encoding phage tail protein: MSGGGKGSQEYTVGYWYGLGAHLALCHGPLDAITEIRVGERVAWSGNVTGNTTITIDNPNLFGGEEREGGVQGPVDILMGGPTQGRNAYLQERLGADIPAFRGVVSLILRRVWVAAMNPYIKPWSVRAKRVPRQWYAAKAEISGDANPAHIVRECLTNGEWGMGYPTSDIDDASFMAAADALHAEGFGLSLLWNKEETIEDFILSVLRHVDGLLYVHPRTGLFTLKLARADYTLSSLPTFDPGNILRIEEFTRPSWGEITNQVTVVYRDGATDKDGSVTVQDIAAVQLNGGVVATTVNYPGISRAELANRVAMRELKQLVSPLAKCTFVANRQASGLNIGDVVKLSWPPYGIDQMVMRVARIAYGELANGAVRVECVQDIFGLPQSVYSAPPPSGWTEPTSLPAPCPHQTLFEVPYWSVVKDFTGESQSLLGDIDDLDGLVAACGSRPSSDAFGFKVLARVSGSFTDKGFGIFTPTAVLTAMLPQSAAQVSVGLTSGIGLEEVTAGGLTVIDGEWLKVVSLNLATQTVTLERGMLDTVPASHPAGSRIWFVDGFRHYLTPEYVAGETVRVKLLTRTARGTLPEAAATEMSLPLNKRFIRPHCPGNAQVNGKRYPTVVAGEINVSWATRNRQSQTAYLVLQTEGAITPEAGQTTTVRFYNENGQLARTVSGITGNGTTWPLAQELADSGLGRVNAHVKVEIEASRDGHVSWQKHVIEFDRTGYGLRYGDYYGGV; the protein is encoded by the coding sequence ATGAGCGGCGGCGGCAAAGGCAGTCAGGAGTACACGGTCGGCTATTGGTACGGCCTCGGCGCCCACCTCGCCCTGTGCCACGGCCCGCTGGACGCCATCACCGAGATCCGGGTGGGCGAGCGCGTCGCCTGGTCGGGCAACGTCACCGGCAACACCACGATCACCATCGACAACCCCAATCTCTTCGGCGGGGAGGAGCGCGAGGGCGGCGTGCAGGGGCCGGTGGACATCCTGATGGGCGGGCCGACCCAGGGACGGAACGCCTACCTGCAGGAGCGCCTCGGCGCCGACATCCCGGCCTTCCGCGGCGTGGTGTCGCTGATCCTGCGCCGGGTGTGGGTCGCGGCCATGAACCCCTACATCAAGCCCTGGTCGGTGCGCGCCAAGCGGGTGCCGAGGCAGTGGTACGCGGCCAAGGCCGAGATCTCCGGCGACGCCAACCCGGCCCACATCGTGCGCGAGTGCCTCACCAACGGCGAGTGGGGCATGGGTTACCCGACGAGCGACATCGACGATGCCAGCTTCATGGCGGCCGCCGACGCGCTCCATGCCGAGGGCTTCGGGTTGTCGCTGCTGTGGAACAAGGAAGAGACCATCGAGGACTTCATCCTGTCGGTGCTCAGGCACGTGGACGGGCTGCTCTACGTCCATCCGCGCACCGGGCTCTTCACCCTCAAGCTCGCGCGCGCCGATTACACGCTCTCCAGCCTGCCGACCTTCGATCCGGGCAACATCCTGCGCATCGAGGAGTTCACGCGGCCCTCCTGGGGCGAGATCACCAACCAGGTGACCGTCGTCTACCGCGACGGCGCCACAGACAAGGACGGCAGCGTCACGGTGCAGGACATCGCCGCCGTGCAGCTCAACGGCGGCGTGGTGGCGACCACGGTCAACTACCCCGGCATCAGCCGAGCGGAGCTGGCCAACCGGGTGGCCATGCGCGAGTTGAAGCAACTCGTAAGCCCCCTCGCCAAATGCACCTTCGTCGCCAACCGCCAGGCCTCCGGCCTCAACATCGGCGACGTGGTGAAGCTCTCCTGGCCGCCCTACGGCATCGACCAGATGGTGATGCGCGTCGCCCGCATTGCCTACGGGGAACTGGCGAACGGGGCGGTGCGGGTGGAGTGCGTGCAGGACATCTTCGGCCTGCCGCAGTCGGTCTACTCGGCGCCGCCTCCCTCGGGCTGGACGGAGCCGACCAGCCTGCCGGCACCGTGCCCCCACCAGACCCTGTTCGAGGTGCCGTACTGGTCGGTGGTCAAAGACTTCACGGGCGAGTCCCAGAGCCTGCTCGGCGACATCGACGATCTCGACGGCCTGGTGGCGGCCTGCGGTTCGCGCCCCTCGTCGGACGCCTTCGGCTTCAAGGTACTGGCCCGCGTCAGCGGCAGTTTCACCGACAAGGGCTTCGGCATCTTCACGCCCACGGCGGTTCTCACGGCAATGCTGCCGCAGTCGGCTGCGCAGGTGAGTGTGGGGCTGACCTCCGGCATCGGCCTCGAGGAGGTGACTGCCGGAGGACTCACGGTGATCGACGGCGAATGGCTCAAGGTGGTGTCGCTCAACCTCGCGACCCAGACCGTCACCCTGGAGCGCGGGATGCTCGATACGGTGCCGGCGAGCCACCCCGCAGGCAGCCGCATCTGGTTCGTCGACGGCTTCCGCCACTACCTCACGCCCGAGTACGTCGCCGGCGAGACGGTGCGCGTGAAGCTCCTCACCCGCACGGCACGCGGCACGCTGCCCGAGGCGGCGGCAACGGAGATGAGCCTGCCACTCAACAAGCGCTTCATCCGTCCGCACTGCCCCGGCAACGCCCAGGTCAACGGCAAGCGCTATCCGACGGTCGTGGCCGGCGAGATCAACGTGAGCTGGGCCACGCGCAACCGCCAGTCCCAGACCGCCTACCTCGTCCTGCAGACCGAGGGGGCGATCACGCCCGAGGCGGGCCAGACCACAACCGTGCGCTTCTACAACGAGAATGGGCAGCTCGCGCGCACGGTGAGCGGCATCACGGGTAACGGTACCACCTGGCCGCTGGCGCAGGAGCTCGCCGACTCCGGCCTCGGGCGCGTCAACGCGCACGTCAAGGTGGAGATCGAGGCGAGCCGCGACGGCCACGTGTCCTGGCAGAAACACGTCATCGAATTCGACCGTACCGGCTACGGCCTGCGTTACGGCGACTACTACGGAGGTGTCTGA